A segment of the Leptolyngbya sp. NIES-3755 genome:
TAGAGCAGAATAAAATTGCAATCAAGCAAGAAAAATTCCCAACACAGATCGAAACTTGGCTATACTAGCTGAGTAGCGAACGCAAACCAAAGTGAAGGCGCTTCGATGTACCGCCTTTAACCCTGCTTTTCTAGTCTTAACGATGCCTCGATCGCTCCAAAAGCTCCAAGTTGGACTGAGAAAATGAGTTTGGAAGATTCCTTAAGTAGACCGATCGTGCTCGCAGTCGATGACAATCTCGATAATTTGGTACTGCTCGAATTTCAGCTTGCGGCTGTGACTGATTGTGCTGTAGTGACGGCTACAACAGGAGAAGCGGCACTGCACCTCGCAGAACACAGTCAGCCTGATTTGATTTTGCTAGACATTCAACTCCCCGACATTAGCGGTGTTGAAGTGGCTGAACGCTTAAGACAATCCCCAACAACAAATCGGATTCCGATCGTAGCTTTGACCGCACTTGCCAGAAATGAAGACCGCGATCGTATCCTCAGTTCTGGCTGCGATGAGTATCTGACCAAGCCTTATGAATTAGAGGACTTACAAGCGATCGTTACTCGTCATCTGTCGCTGTCATGTTCTCCTCTCTAGGGCGGCGAGATTGAGACTCACGGAGTTGTGGCGCTTCTTCTAGAACCACGATCGTTCCAGTACGTCCGGTATCAAACGTGGCATCACTGAGAATATCAATCACTTTCACACCGACAATCTCTTCAATCATCGCTTGTAACTGTGGATGAAGCGCTTTATCAAGATCGTTGTGAACTTTCTCTGCCAAGTCTTCCTGTCCAGTTTCAAGCAGCAATTGTTCCGGTTTAGTGATTGAATCTTCCAGCACGATGATCACTTTGCCATCTGCGACATGACATTGGACGCGACTGGGCTGGTGTCCGAGTTGAGTTCGATAAAAGGCTTGTACCCTTTGGGATAGGGTGCGCTCCAATTGCCCGCGAGTCGGTAAAGCAGTCGAAGTCATAATAGTTAAATCATATAAATTGGCATGTTGCTATTATTGCGACCTCGGTTTGATTTCCAATCTCCCCAGAGAAATGTTTCTGCTGTAAGATTCTCAGCTTTTAGAGTTAGCGCACTTCGATCAATCCATTCACAATGGTGAGCACGATCGACAATCCAATCAATATCCAAAGGACGAATCCGGGCACAAATGCGAACAGTCCGATTCCGCGTAAAATCCAGACGATCGCGGTTAAAGCAAGAACAACAACATACACAACGGCTCTAGAGTTATTGGGCTGATTCATAACCATTTCTGTCCAATCGGGTCGATCCCACTATAGACAGACTTTTTATAATCTTCATCAGTTAAAAACAGTTGTTTGACCGAATGCCTGCTATCTTTACGGGTGGTTGGTGTAAGGAGTGACTGAAAATGCTGACGTTAATTTCTGAAAACACTGCTTTGATGCAAGGCGAGATTTTGCTGAATCCACGATCGCATTCTGGTTGGGGTGGAGCCGTGACCGCGAAAATGTATTTACCGATCGCGCTTCCGTCGGTATGGCAACAGGTAACAGACTATCCACGCTGGGTGCAATATTTCCCGGATGTGACGAAGAGCGAGATTCGGCAAGTCTTGGAACAATCTGGCATCAAACGAATTTATCAAGCGGCAAGTAAAGCATTTCTGATTTTCACGGCTCAGGTCGATATCACGCTCAAAGTATTGGAAACTCAGAATCAGCGAATTCAGTTTTTCTTAGAGTCCGGTAGTTTCAGCGATTTCCATGCTGATTTACAGTTACAACCGCATGGAGATGGAACGATTCTGACTTATTCAGTACAAGCAACTCCGACGATTCCAGTGCCAAGCTTTTTGATCGAGCAAGCGATCCGATTCGATTTGCCTACGAATTTAAGACAAATGCGATCGGTCATTTGTACAGGGCGATAATAGTCATAGTTCATTGACTCTGATTTCATGGCGCGTCCTAGCTACGGTGCTGCAACTCAATCTCGATCGCGAATTCTCTTCACGGCTCTCCTCGACTATGCCAATGAGGAACTAGAAGTCGATGAGCATTCGATCGATGTTTTGCGCCCTCAAATTCAGACTCATTGGAAATGCGATCGACGTTTAATTGTTCGGACTAAAGTTCGATTTCTAGAAGCATTAACGAAACGAATTGATTCCCCTTTAACAGCCGATCAGATCAAAGAATCACTTAGAAGATTCGAGGATTTTCTTGGCATTCTAGAGGACAATCGCCCGAATCGAAGCGGCTCTGAAGTTTGGCATTTTACGCTTAATTTTTGGCATTCAAGATTCGATCGTTCTGCAAATCTTCAGCAGTTTGATCAAGCTTGGGAAATGGCGCGTTTACCTCAAACAAAACCCGAATTGATTAATTCTTGGGTGCAGATTTGTCGCGATAGTTTAGAAGCTCAAAATTATCAGCGCTTAACGACGAATCCGCTCACAATTACAGATGGATTTTCATTCGATGTGCATGAATTGTATGTGCCATTGGGAATTGTCGAACGACAAGAAGAGGAAGAAGAACGAATTTTCTCGATCGCTGAATTTCTCAATCAATTAGGGTCAAAACAACGAATTGCGATCGTTGGCGAACCGGGAGCCGGAAAAACCACGCTTCTACAGCAAATTGCCACTTGGTTGATTGATCAAAATGCGTTACCAATTTGGATTTCTTTAGCTGATCTGCAAGGCGAAACACTCGAACAATATTTGCTCAATACTTGGTTGAAACAAGCGACTCGAAAAATTAGTGTCTCCGTTGAATTACAAGAATCATTTGCAGAACAATTTCGGACTGGAAAGGTTTGGTTGTTATTAGATGCGATCGATGAAATGGCAATCGAAGCCAGTGTCGCTTTAACCTCGATCGCACGTCAGTTACGCGGCTGGATTTCTGATGCTCATGTCGTTTTAACTTGTCGATCGAATGTTTGGGATAATGGCAAAAATTCCTTAGAATCGTTCACGACTTATCAGAATCTTAGTTTTCGAGAACAGACTGGAGAATTTATCGATCGATGGTTTCAGAAGAAATCAGAATTAGGCGATCGACTAAAACAAGAATTGAATAAACCAGAGCGAAAACGAGTTCGAGATGCTGTTAGAAATCCTCTGAGATTAGCTTTAATGTGCCGTTCTTGGTCGCTAACTCAAGGTACATTACCAAGTACAAAATCAACTTTATATCAACAATTTGTAGAGACAATTTATGCTTGGAAGCAAGACTATTTCCCCACAACACCTGCACAAAGACAGCAATTAAATCATGCACTTGGACAGGTTGCACTACGCGCTTTAACTCAATCAAAAACGCGATTTCGTTTACCTTATTCGTTTTTGCAGCAAGCGTTTGGAGAGGCGCTCGATCTCATGCCTCTAGCGCTTCAACTCGGTTGGTTAAATCAAGTTGCAACTCTGAACGGTGAAAAGATTTATGCGTTTTATCACTCTAGTTTTCAGGAATATTTTGCAGCACAAGCGATCGACAATTGGCAATTCTTCTTCGACAATTATTTAATCTTTCAATCTCATTGGCGCGAAGTTATTTTCTTGTGGTTGGGTCGAACTGATTTAGAAATCGACCAAAAAGAATCGTTCATCCAAGCCTTAATTGAATTTGACGATCGCTGCGGTGGTTTCTACTCACATCGCGCCTTTTTCCTAGCGACTTCCGGTTTATCAGAATTTCCTCAAAGCGAGAAACTAGACGAAATTCTGACAAAATTAATTGAATACCGATTTGGTAGTAAAACGTTAGCACCTGTTCGGGAAGCAGCGAGAATTGCACTTTTGCAAACCGATCGACAAAGTGCGATCGCAGTCTTAGAACAATTCGTCTCCTCAACCCCAGATTTATTTGCGCGTTGGTCAGCCGCTTACACGTTAGGTAAAACGCTCGATCATGGAAATCATTTTGCCATTCAAGCCATGATCGATCTATTGAACGAAATCGACAACACAACACTACAATTGAATATCTGCGATCAATTAGAAAAGATTAATCCTGGAAATTCAGTTGCATTTGAAACAATTAATTCAATTCTCAAAACAACAGAATCAGAAACCTTACAGCGTAAAGCAGCTTATATTTTAGGTAAGAACAAATTGGATTTAGAAAAATCGATTTCAACGCTTGAGAATTTAATTCATTCCACTCAAAACCCAACTTTACGATTGCAAGCCGCAGAAAACCTAAACGCACTAGATTCAACAAATACGATCGCGCTTTCAGTCCTAAATTCTCTTCCAACCAAAACCAAGCCAACCAGCACAAAACCCTCGAAAGCATTACAACTTGAACGCACGATCGCAACCTTAGAACAGCGACTTGCTCAAACGACTGATCCGATCAATCAGCGTCGTCTTGCTTATCGATTAGCTACACTATCACCCGGACATCAAAGCGCGATCGACACTCTTCTTTCTCTATTGCTCCAACCCCTACCCACCCTACACAAGAAGATTGTTGAGAACCTCAAGGATGTACTTTTAGAAGAACAATTGCCGATCGTCGTTGATCGACTAAAAGAAGCTTCCGAATCGATCGAGGTCTATAAACTGCTTTGGTATTGTTCGGAACGAATGAACTATCCGTTGTTCGATCGAGCTTGGAATCAAGAGCATTCTCAACCCTGAATTGCAGCAAAAAGCAACTGTGTGAACTTATTCCAAGTGGGTGAAATTTGTAGTTCTGCTGCGCGTTGAGCAACTGGCAATAAATTTCGATGATCCGCGAACCAAAATGGAGTGGGACGAATGCGGAATGGTGCATAGAGAACTGATTTTTTAGGTCGATCAAGAAAATAAGCGTTATGTACAAATCCTTGACCCGACTGAATATCACTGTGATCATTACCGGGATACGCACCCCAAGCGAGTTCTGGTAACGCATAAATCACACCTGTCCAAACATTGACCCCGATCGCGCCATAGTTCAGATTTTTAATCGCATCGTCTACTGAAGTTTTCGCCAAAATCACACAGGAGAGATTGCCCCAGATTTTCTCATTACAAAAAGGAACGGCTCGATCGAGAAATTCTTTGGCAGTTGTAGCTTCCAAACTGACTTCAGCCAGCACTCCACAAAAGGCTTCATTCT
Coding sequences within it:
- a CDS encoding hypothetical protein (hypothetical protein OSCI_1020012;~similar to AA sequence:cyanobase_aa:LBDG_33890) encodes the protein MSLEDSLSRPIVLAVDDNLDNLVLLEFQLAAVTDCAVVTATTGEAALHLAEHSQPDLILLDIQLPDISGVEVAERLRQSPTTNRIPIVALTALARNEDRDRILSSGCDEYLTKPYELEDLQAIVTRHLSLSCSPL
- a CDS encoding hypothetical protein (Protein of unknown function DUF2294;~similar to AA sequence:cyanobase_aa:LBDG_33880), which produces MTSTALPTRGQLERTLSQRVQAFYRTQLGHQPSRVQCHVADGKVIIVLEDSITKPEQLLLETGQEDLAEKVHNDLDKALHPQLQAMIEEIVGVKVIDILSDATFDTGRTGTIVVLEEAPQLRESQSRRPREENMTATDDE
- a CDS encoding hypothetical protein (similar to AA sequence:cyanobase_aa:LBDG_33870); this encodes MVMNQPNNSRAVVYVVVLALTAIVWILRGIGLFAFVPGFVLWILIGLSIVLTIVNGLIEVR
- a CDS encoding cyclase/dehydrase (similar to AA sequence:cyanobase_aa:LBDG_33860); translated protein: MLTLISENTALMQGEILLNPRSHSGWGGAVTAKMYLPIALPSVWQQVTDYPRWVQYFPDVTKSEIRQVLEQSGIKRIYQAASKAFLIFTAQVDITLKVLETQNQRIQFFLESGSFSDFHADLQLQPHGDGTILTYSVQATPTIPVPSFLIEQAIRFDLPTNLRQMRSVICTGR
- a CDS encoding hypothetical protein (similar to AA sequence:cyanobase_aa:LBDG_49440) — protein: MARPSYGAATQSRSRILFTALLDYANEELEVDEHSIDVLRPQIQTHWKCDRRLIVRTKVRFLEALTKRIDSPLTADQIKESLRRFEDFLGILEDNRPNRSGSEVWHFTLNFWHSRFDRSANLQQFDQAWEMARLPQTKPELINSWVQICRDSLEAQNYQRLTTNPLTITDGFSFDVHELYVPLGIVERQEEEEERIFSIAEFLNQLGSKQRIAIVGEPGAGKTTLLQQIATWLIDQNALPIWISLADLQGETLEQYLLNTWLKQATRKISVSVELQESFAEQFRTGKVWLLLDAIDEMAIEASVALTSIARQLRGWISDAHVVLTCRSNVWDNGKNSLESFTTYQNLSFREQTGEFIDRWFQKKSELGDRLKQELNKPERKRVRDAVRNPLRLALMCRSWSLTQGTLPSTKSTLYQQFVETIYAWKQDYFPTTPAQRQQLNHALGQVALRALTQSKTRFRLPYSFLQQAFGEALDLMPLALQLGWLNQVATLNGEKIYAFYHSSFQEYFAAQAIDNWQFFFDNYLIFQSHWREVIFLWLGRTDLEIDQKESFIQALIEFDDRCGGFYSHRAFFLATSGLSEFPQSEKLDEILTKLIEYRFGSKTLAPVREAARIALLQTDRQSAIAVLEQFVSSTPDLFARWSAAYTLGKTLDHGNHFAIQAMIDLLNEIDNTTLQLNICDQLEKINPGNSVAFETINSILKTTESETLQRKAAYILGKNKLDLEKSISTLENLIHSTQNPTLRLQAAENLNALDSTNTIALSVLNSLPTKTKPTSTKPSKALQLERTIATLEQRLAQTTDPINQRRLAYRLATLSPGHQSAIDTLLSLLLQPLPTLHKKIVENLKDVLLEEQLPIVVDRLKEASESIEVYKLLWYCSERMNYPLFDRAWNQEHSQP